From Planococcus halocryophilus, the proteins below share one genomic window:
- a CDS encoding class I SAM-dependent methyltransferase → MNYGKFAAVYDGLMEDIPYEEYVEWVASHVASGKLLDVACGTGTLSHLFAEMGYDVTASDLSEDMLTVANQRFQKANQAIPVLQLSMDNLEGLTGFDIVTIAIDSLNYLQSEEQVQQTFKEIYDALNPGGHFFFDVHSVFKVDTVFMDSPFVYDAEEIAYIWHTEPGQASHSVIHDMTFFVRQNDLFERFEETHEQRTFPIEIYTKWLEAAGFSVESVTADFTSQSPDDESERVFFHAKK, encoded by the coding sequence ATTTGCCGCAGTCTATGATGGACTGATGGAAGATATTCCTTACGAAGAGTATGTGGAGTGGGTCGCTTCTCACGTTGCGTCTGGCAAATTGCTGGATGTGGCGTGTGGAACTGGCACATTGTCACATCTTTTTGCTGAAATGGGCTATGACGTAACTGCTAGTGACTTGTCTGAAGACATGTTGACGGTGGCAAATCAACGTTTCCAAAAAGCAAATCAAGCGATTCCTGTGCTTCAATTGTCTATGGATAATTTAGAGGGGTTAACGGGTTTTGATATTGTCACGATTGCAATAGACTCTCTTAATTATTTACAGAGCGAAGAACAAGTTCAGCAAACGTTTAAAGAAATTTATGACGCGTTAAATCCTGGAGGCCATTTTTTCTTTGATGTCCACTCTGTTTTTAAAGTCGATACAGTTTTTATGGACAGCCCGTTTGTTTATGATGCTGAAGAAATAGCGTATATTTGGCATACAGAGCCAGGTCAAGCATCACATAGTGTCATTCACGATATGACTTTTTTTGTGCGTCAAAATGACTTGTTCGAGCGCTTTGAAGAAACGCACGAACAACGTACTTTCCCAATCGAGATATACACAAAATGGCTAGAAGCTGCTGGATTTTCTGTAGAATCTGTTACAGCTGATTTCACAAGCCAGTCTCCTGATGACGAAAGTGAACGTGTTTTCTTTCATGCCAAAAAATGA